From Acidimicrobiia bacterium, one genomic window encodes:
- a CDS encoding nitronate monooxygenase, whose protein sequence is MRTRLTDLLQIEHPVMLAGMGGVSYHRLVAAVSNAGGIGTLGAAAMESPQMVREIAQTRELTDKPFGVDLLAAMPERMIADVVAIVAGGASLFVAGLGVPRDVVARCHDGGVIVASMCGKVRHATAAVEAGCDLVIAQGTEAGGHTGTVATMPLVPQIVDAVGARVPVVAAGGIFDGRGLAAALALGADGVWLGTRFIATPEARAVTGYKDALLRTEEDGTVISRGFTGKTLRAVRNDWTQYVEEHPEVLKKFPEQMGVAFENNALHLGGDEDTPVDPDRECYPSGQGVGAIHSLEPAADIVHRIVAEAEAVLARNATLVTSA, encoded by the coding sequence ATGCGGACGAGGTTGACGGATCTGCTCCAGATCGAGCATCCGGTGATGCTCGCGGGCATGGGCGGTGTGTCGTACCACCGGCTCGTCGCCGCGGTGAGCAACGCGGGCGGCATCGGCACGCTCGGCGCGGCCGCGATGGAGTCACCGCAGATGGTGCGCGAGATCGCGCAGACGCGCGAGCTCACCGACAAACCGTTCGGTGTCGACCTGCTCGCGGCGATGCCGGAGCGGATGATCGCCGACGTCGTGGCCATCGTCGCGGGCGGCGCGTCGTTGTTCGTCGCCGGGCTCGGCGTACCGCGCGATGTCGTCGCACGCTGTCACGACGGCGGAGTGATCGTCGCGAGCATGTGCGGCAAGGTGCGCCACGCGACGGCCGCGGTGGAAGCGGGTTGCGACCTCGTCATCGCGCAGGGGACCGAGGCGGGCGGCCACACCGGCACGGTCGCGACGATGCCGCTCGTCCCGCAGATCGTCGACGCGGTCGGCGCGCGCGTGCCGGTCGTCGCGGCCGGCGGCATCTTCGACGGGCGCGGGCTCGCAGCCGCGCTTGCGCTCGGCGCCGACGGCGTGTGGCTCGGTACTCGTTTCATCGCGACGCCCGAGGCGCGCGCGGTGACGGGCTACAAGGACGCGCTCCTCCGCACCGAGGAAGACGGCACGGTCATCAGCCGCGGGTTCACGGGCAAGACGCTGCGGGCGGTGCGCAACGATTGGACGCAGTACGTCGAGGAGCACCCGGAGGTGCTCAAGAAGTTCCCCGAACAGATGGGCGTCGCCTTCGAGAACAACGCGCTGCACCTCGGCGGCGACGAGGACACGCCCGTCGACCCCGACCGCGAGTGCTACCCGTCGGGCCAGGGCGTCGGGGCGATCCACTCGCTCGAGCCCGCGGCCGACATCGTGCACCGCATCGTGGCCGAGGCCGAAGCGGTCCTGGCGCGGAACGCCACGCTCGTCACAAGCGCGTGA